A genomic region of Luteibacter aegosomatissinici contains the following coding sequences:
- a CDS encoding EAL and HDOD domain-containing protein has translation MAVNPQAAAVNDDGILPIVRVPVLDRKQALFAYELLFPRPAGVDVDTAATAHTQATLSAIADGSLKRLVRDNRAFLHMSRNLLLEHADILRHNARLGASISADLGSDDQLLEKLRELKSHGCLLMLEDFNLPADPAHRAGVDALLRIVQFAKVAVNHRHPVAARAHMDYVHAFGVKVIVTGIDTHESFADYADQDVDGFQGKYLLRPERVDMPRLTPSKLGVLRLMGALQDPENGPVELGKIVRDDAILSYKLLGCVNSAYFALPRQLKSVEQAAVFFGVNRMRNWIFTMAVSGMEERPPELLRQALIRAHMSEKLARVIKPELQEMAFTAGLFSLLDALMNVSMAYVLEHLPLAIEIREALLDGTGPFASILDQVRHWEEGELESDAALRDQHVHQMAALYVEATSWADHVYAFADGSAAE, from the coding sequence ATGGCAGTGAACCCCCAGGCGGCAGCGGTGAACGACGACGGTATCCTCCCGATCGTTCGCGTGCCGGTGCTTGACCGCAAGCAGGCACTGTTTGCCTACGAGTTGCTGTTTCCCCGCCCTGCGGGGGTCGATGTGGATACCGCCGCCACGGCGCACACGCAAGCGACGCTGAGCGCTATCGCCGATGGCAGCCTGAAGCGGCTCGTTCGCGACAACAGGGCCTTCCTGCACATGTCGCGCAACCTGTTGCTCGAACACGCCGATATCCTGCGCCACAACGCGCGGCTTGGCGCGAGTATCAGCGCTGACCTGGGTAGCGACGACCAGCTGCTGGAAAAGCTCCGTGAGCTCAAGAGCCACGGCTGCCTGCTCATGCTGGAAGATTTCAACCTGCCGGCCGATCCCGCGCACCGCGCCGGCGTGGATGCGCTGCTGCGCATCGTGCAATTCGCCAAGGTGGCCGTGAATCATCGCCACCCGGTGGCGGCACGCGCCCACATGGATTACGTACATGCCTTCGGCGTCAAGGTCATCGTGACCGGCATCGATACGCATGAAAGTTTTGCCGACTACGCCGATCAGGACGTGGATGGCTTCCAGGGCAAATACCTGCTGCGCCCCGAGCGCGTGGATATGCCCCGCCTCACGCCGAGCAAGCTTGGCGTGCTGCGCCTCATGGGCGCTTTGCAGGATCCGGAAAACGGCCCCGTCGAGCTGGGCAAGATCGTTCGCGACGACGCCATCCTGAGCTACAAGTTGCTGGGCTGCGTAAACTCCGCCTACTTCGCCCTGCCCCGCCAGCTGAAGTCGGTGGAACAGGCAGCGGTGTTCTTCGGTGTGAATCGCATGCGCAACTGGATCTTCACCATGGCCGTCTCCGGCATGGAGGAGCGTCCGCCGGAGCTGCTCCGCCAGGCGTTGATCCGTGCGCATATGTCCGAAAAGCTGGCACGTGTCATCAAGCCGGAACTGCAGGAAATGGCCTTCACGGCCGGCCTGTTCTCCCTGCTCGACGCGCTGATGAACGTCTCCATGGCCTACGTGCTTGAGCACCTGCCGCTGGCGATCGAGATCCGCGAGGCCCTGCTCGACGGCACGGGCCCCTTTGCATCGATCCTCGACCAGGTCCGCCACTGGGAAGAAGGCGAGCTGGAAAGCGACGCCGCGTTGCGCGACCAGCACGTTCACCAGATGGCCGCCCTGTACGTGGAAGCAACGAGCTGGGCCGATCATGTCTACGCGTTCGCCGACGGCAGCGCTGCTGAATAA
- a CDS encoding TMEM43 family protein, with amino-acid sequence MRAKKNVNGLGLAWGARVAGALLLLCALGLIAWNERRVMDYSAALSRHGSPVLDLGAAGRPAAGQYGSTTRVSGMPQVVDAPRDNEFNVRSDSPVLVRHVEMFQWREITVGGATHYEMDWVDHPIDATGFAKPAGHVNPGAFPIQGRQFEAGEVRLGNFRLATEIVRDFPGRVQVPVDGKSLPANLAATFTAHDGDLVTSSKPDHPHLGDLRVSWEAVPLQDMTVVARIDGDTLVPGKQAQPGDAGFDVQVGERSLLDVIPALPEPPGAVAIVRGSAYLLAMAGALLLACGGRFRRDILFAVGVGMVAVSAVAGAMWLAGDAMTASVWLLFAVLGAGLAIWRVQQRTARGVH; translated from the coding sequence CGCCGGGTCATGGATTACTCGGCCGCGCTAAGCCGTCATGGGTCCCCGGTCCTCGATCTGGGCGCCGCCGGTCGCCCGGCTGCTGGCCAGTACGGCTCAACGACCCGAGTGAGCGGCATGCCGCAGGTGGTGGATGCGCCGCGCGACAATGAGTTCAACGTGCGCAGCGATTCCCCCGTGCTGGTCCGCCATGTGGAGATGTTCCAGTGGCGCGAAATCACGGTAGGCGGGGCCACGCATTACGAAATGGATTGGGTGGACCATCCGATCGACGCCACCGGCTTTGCCAAGCCGGCCGGGCACGTCAATCCGGGCGCGTTCCCGATCCAGGGCCGCCAGTTCGAAGCGGGTGAGGTACGGCTGGGCAATTTCCGCTTGGCCACCGAGATTGTTCGCGATTTCCCGGGACGGGTTCAGGTACCGGTGGATGGCAAATCGCTTCCGGCGAATCTTGCGGCCACGTTCACCGCTCACGACGGCGACCTGGTGACAAGCAGCAAGCCGGATCATCCGCACCTGGGCGATCTGCGCGTCAGCTGGGAGGCTGTTCCCCTGCAGGATATGACCGTCGTCGCCCGGATCGATGGCGATACCCTCGTCCCGGGAAAGCAGGCTCAGCCGGGCGACGCCGGGTTTGACGTGCAGGTCGGCGAACGCAGCCTGCTCGATGTCATTCCGGCGCTTCCCGAACCGCCTGGTGCTGTAGCCATCGTGCGGGGTAGCGCTTACCTGCTCGCCATGGCTGGTGCGCTTCTCCTGGCATGCGGTGGCCGCTTTCGCCGCGACATCCTGTTTGCCGTGGGCGTGGGCATGGTGGCTGTCTCGGCGGTAGCTGGTGCCATGTGGCTTGCTGGCGATGCGATGACGGCCAGCGTATGGTTGCTTTTTGCCGTGCTGGGGGCGGGGCTCGCCATCTGGCGCGTTCAACAACGCACCGCCCGCGGCGTCCACTGA
- a CDS encoding MAPEG family protein, whose translation MRITGLYAALLALLMLGLAIRVMLLRRNTSIGLGDGGNRTLACAVRAHGNAIEYVPIGLILLLVLELNQTLPVLLHAFGIVLLLGRVVHALGLSATPGMSAGRAVGAALTLLVLLAMALMLIWQYVVIHVIAPSLV comes from the coding sequence ATGCGCATTACTGGTCTCTACGCCGCGCTGCTCGCCCTGTTGATGCTGGGGCTGGCCATCCGCGTCATGCTTTTGCGGCGGAATACGAGCATCGGGTTGGGCGATGGTGGTAATCGCACGCTCGCCTGTGCGGTGCGCGCGCACGGCAACGCCATCGAATACGTGCCTATCGGGCTTATCCTGCTGCTGGTGCTCGAACTCAACCAGACCTTGCCCGTCCTGCTGCACGCCTTCGGTATCGTGCTGCTGTTGGGGCGCGTGGTCCACGCGTTGGGCCTCTCGGCCACACCGGGCATGTCCGCGGGGCGCGCGGTGGGCGCGGCGCTAACCCTGCTGGTGCTGCTTGCGATGGCGCTGATGCTCATCTGGCAATACGTCGTAATCCACGTGATCGCCCCCTCACTGGTTTGA